The following coding sequences lie in one Apium graveolens cultivar Ventura chromosome 1, ASM990537v1, whole genome shotgun sequence genomic window:
- the LOC141666531 gene encoding uncharacterized protein LOC141666531 — MDILGPFFVASGQRKSIVVGIDYFTKWIEAKALAKITTSIPRILLMNNGRQFDNTEFKEYCDDNSIELRFISVANPKANGQAEVANRIILNGLKKRVERSRNTWADDLLPLL; from the exons atggatatacttggtcCATTTTTTGTGGCGTCGGGACAGAGGAAGTCCATTGTGGTAGGCATAGACTACTTCacaaagtggattgaggctaaggcactagccaagataaccaccag TATCCCACGCATCCTTCTCATGAATAATGGGCGACAGTTTGATAATACAGAGTTCAAGGAGTACTGTGACGATAATAGCATAGAACTTCGCTTTATCTCGGTTGCCAATCCAAAGGCAAATGGGCAGGCGGAAGTTGCTAACCGGATTATCCTtaatggactaaagaagagggtCGAACGCTCGAGAAACACTTGGGCGGATGATTTACTGCCTTTACTATAG